One Helicobacter cetorum MIT 00-7128 DNA window includes the following coding sequences:
- the pdxJ gene encoding pyridoxine 5'-phosphate synthase, producing the protein MRFGLNIDHIVTLREVRKTYEPEILEALLIAKNTYKVDLITIHLREDRRHIQNEDVLKLLENSLLPINIECSINANITDFLCSLKNKPSKVTIVPENRAEITTEGGLDCSLKDLPKTIKAYQNRGIEVSLFIDPNLASLKFAQKHGVKQVEFHTGVYANLHNALYSNANHHINAINALREKTPKELKEELQNAFLQLRKMSKEAFFMGIEVCAGHGLNYSNVKEMLKIPSLRELNIGHSVISRAVFVGLEKAILEMAQLIKR; encoded by the coding sequence ATGCGTTTTGGGTTGAATATTGACCACATTGTTACTTTAAGAGAGGTAAGAAAAACTTATGAGCCTGAGATTTTAGAGGCATTATTGATTGCTAAAAATACTTATAAAGTAGATTTAATTACTATTCATTTAAGAGAGGATAGGCGCCATATTCAAAATGAAGATGTTCTCAAATTGCTTGAAAATAGTCTTTTGCCTATCAATATTGAATGTTCTATTAATGCTAATATCACCGATTTTTTATGTTCTTTAAAAAATAAGCCTAGCAAAGTTACTATTGTGCCTGAAAATAGAGCTGAGATTACTACAGAAGGTGGATTAGATTGCTCTTTAAAAGATTTGCCAAAAACTATAAAGGCATATCAAAATAGAGGCATTGAAGTATCTTTATTTATTGACCCCAACTTAGCGTCTTTGAAGTTTGCCCAAAAGCATGGGGTTAAGCAAGTGGAGTTTCATACCGGAGTGTATGCGAATTTGCACAATGCTTTATATTCTAATGCCAATCATCATATTAATGCCATTAATGCGCTCAGAGAGAAAACCCCTAAGGAGTTAAAAGAAGAATTACAAAATGCGTTCTTGCAATTAAGAAAGATGAGTAAGGAGGCGTTTTTTATGGGGATTGAAGTGTGCGCTGGGCATGGATTGAATTATTCTAATGTGAAAGAAATGCTAAAAATTCCTTCTTTAAGAGAGCTTAATATTGGGCATAGTGTGATTTCAAGGGCTGTTTTTGTGGGGCTAGAAAAGGCAATTTTAGAAATGGCACAACTCATTAAGCGCTAA
- the pdxA gene encoding 4-hydroxythreonine-4-phosphate dehydrogenase, with protein MLKKKIAISCGDIQGVGLELILKSHKEVSEICEPLYVVDNKLLVQANQLLNNVYEVKSLNTLSLDTQMPPLNSSTIGKVDAKSGAYSFESFKTACELADSKEVDSICTMPINKLAWQQAQIPFVGHTDFLKQRYQRHEIIMMLGCSKLFVGLFTDHVPLSKVSKLIQTKALIKFLLAFQKSTQAKLIQVCGFNPHAGEDGLFGKEDKKILKAIQQCNEMLGFECFLGPLPADSAFSHRRRAITPFYVSMYHDAGLAPLKALYFDESINVSLNAPILRTSTDHGTAFDIAYQNKASNKSYLNAISYLAIR; from the coding sequence ATGCTCAAGAAGAAAATTGCTATTAGTTGTGGGGATATTCAAGGCGTAGGCTTAGAATTGATTTTAAAAAGCCACAAAGAAGTGAGCGAAATTTGTGAGCCACTATATGTAGTTGATAATAAGCTTTTAGTTCAAGCTAACCAATTGCTTAATAATGTCTATGAGGTTAAATCTCTTAACACGCTTAGTTTAGACACTCAAATGCCTCCTTTAAACTCTAGCACAATAGGAAAAGTAGATGCAAAAAGTGGGGCGTATAGTTTTGAAAGCTTTAAAACAGCTTGTGAATTAGCAGATAGTAAAGAGGTGGATAGCATTTGCACCATGCCTATCAACAAGCTTGCATGGCAACAAGCTCAAATTCCTTTCGTAGGGCATACCGATTTTTTAAAACAACGCTATCAAAGGCATGAAATCATTATGATGCTTGGGTGCTCTAAGTTATTTGTAGGGCTATTCACTGACCATGTGCCTTTAAGCAAGGTTTCAAAACTTATTCAAACTAAGGCTTTAATAAAGTTTTTACTAGCCTTTCAAAAAAGCACTCAAGCCAAACTTATTCAAGTGTGTGGTTTTAATCCCCATGCGGGTGAAGATGGCTTGTTTGGAAAAGAAGATAAAAAAATTTTAAAAGCGATTCAACAATGTAATGAAATGCTAGGTTTTGAATGTTTTTTAGGACCCTTACCAGCTGATAGCGCTTTTAGTCATAGAAGAAGAGCTATAACGCCCTTTTATGTGAGTATGTATCATGACGCTGGTTTAGCCCCTTTAAAGGCTCTCTATTTTGATGAAAGCATTAATGTAAGCTTGAATGCCCCGATTTTACGCACTTCCACTGACCATGGCACAGCGTTTGATATTGCTTATCAAAATAAAGCGAGCAATAAAAGCTATTTGAATGCAATTAGTTATTTGGCCATAAGATAA
- the putP gene encoding sodium/proline symporter PutP produces the protein MEQVVLSTPIITMFVAYSLLMLYIGFYFYRQNETTEDYFLGNRSMGPVISALSAGASDMSGWLLMGLPGALYVGGLINSHIAIGLSLGALINWVFIAKRLRIYTSVIANSITISDYFETRFSDDKHILRLISAFVILIFFIFYISSGLVSGAKLFEATFGIKYANALSIGTLIIVSYTFLGGYKAVCWTDLIQGLLMMSALIVVPIVMVTQIGGVEESLKIIREIKPENLSFLQGSSLVAIISSLAWGLGYFGQPHILVRFMSIRSVREIPKATSVGISWMLISLIGACSMGLLGIAYAQKFNLSLEDPEKIFIVMSQLLFNPWIAGILLSAILAAVMSTASSQLLVSSSTIAEDFYTTIFHKDAPAKLVMTISRLSVLGVACIAFFISTDRNASVLSIVSYAWAGFGASFGSVILFSLFWERMTRIGAIAGMLSGASTVILYDKFGKSFLDIYEIVPGFIVASVCIVVFSLFSNVREGTKEAFETMLKEIESLKH, from the coding sequence ATGGAACAAGTTGTTTTAAGCACCCCTATAATTACAATGTTTGTTGCCTATTCACTCTTAATGCTCTATATTGGTTTTTATTTTTATAGACAAAATGAAACCACCGAAGATTACTTCTTAGGCAATCGCTCTATGGGTCCTGTGATTAGCGCTTTGAGTGCGGGAGCAAGTGATATGAGTGGGTGGCTCTTAATGGGCTTACCCGGAGCCTTGTATGTGGGAGGGTTAATCAACTCACATATTGCTATAGGATTGAGTTTAGGAGCATTGATTAATTGGGTTTTTATCGCTAAACGCTTGCGTATTTATACAAGCGTGATTGCAAATTCTATTACGATTTCAGATTATTTTGAGACTCGTTTTAGCGATGATAAACACATCTTGCGCTTAATTTCAGCCTTTGTGATTTTAATCTTTTTTATTTTTTATATTTCTTCAGGGCTAGTGAGTGGGGCTAAACTCTTTGAAGCAACTTTTGGAATTAAATACGCTAATGCCCTAAGCATTGGCACTCTTATTATTGTCTCTTACACTTTCTTAGGGGGGTATAAGGCGGTGTGCTGGACGGATTTAATTCAAGGGCTTTTGATGATGAGCGCTTTAATTGTCGTGCCAATTGTTATGGTTACTCAGATTGGAGGCGTTGAAGAGAGTTTAAAAATCATTAGAGAAATCAAACCTGAAAACCTTTCTTTTTTACAAGGCTCTAGCTTAGTTGCCATTATTTCAAGTCTTGCTTGGGGCTTAGGCTATTTTGGACAGCCTCATATTTTAGTGCGCTTTATGTCTATTCGCTCTGTAAGAGAAATTCCTAAAGCAACTAGCGTAGGTATTTCTTGGATGCTAATTTCGCTTATTGGGGCATGCTCTATGGGACTTTTAGGTATTGCTTATGCGCAAAAATTCAATCTAAGCTTAGAAGACCCTGAAAAGATTTTTATTGTGATGAGTCAATTGCTCTTTAATCCTTGGATTGCAGGGATTTTACTCAGTGCGATTCTAGCAGCTGTGATGAGCACAGCTAGTTCACAACTTCTTGTAAGCTCTTCTACCATTGCTGAAGACTTCTATACCACCATTTTTCACAAAGACGCACCCGCAAAACTCGTGATGACTATCTCTAGGCTTTCAGTGCTTGGCGTGGCTTGTATCGCCTTTTTTATCTCAACCGATAGGAATGCGAGTGTTTTAAGCATTGTCAGTTATGCATGGGCTGGCTTTGGTGCGAGTTTTGGCTCTGTGATTTTATTTTCACTCTTTTGGGAAAGAATGACAAGAATTGGAGCGATTGCTGGCATGCTCTCAGGGGCTAGCACGGTGATTTTGTATGATAAATTTGGCAAAAGCTTTTTAGATATTTATGAAATTGTTCCGGGATTTATTGTAGCAAGTGTGTGTATTGTTGTATTTAGCTTGTTTTCTAATGTGCGAGAAGGCACTAAAGAGGCGTTTGAAACCATGCTCAAAGAAATTGAGAGTTTAAAACATTAA
- a CDS encoding bifunctional proline dehydrogenase/L-glutamate gamma-semialdehyde dehydrogenase: MQKIIDDTLELARKLQNSISNNLSEQEKAFHSKMQKLLSNPENKVMLIELMDRSFRCEDNKARFEMIEHVLDKYKSREIFSSFEKLLLMGFLSFGKMLPNMSVPFFVSKIRSDTKAMVLEQEESKLKERILARKNEKITLNVNFIGEEVLGEEEANARFEKYSQALKSNYIQYISIKITTIFSQINILDFEYSKKEIVKRLDALYALALEEEQKQGIPKFINLDMEEFRDLELTVESFMESISKFDLNAGIVLQAYIPDSYEYLKKLHAFSKERVLKGLKPIKIRFVKGANMESEETIASVKDWELPTFSSKQDTDSNYNKMLDFILEDDNYKYIHIGTASHNIFEIAYVYTRIHAINDPIALEHFTFEMLEGMSLQASLELKDMHKLILYAPVCDEAHFNNAIAYLVRRLDENTSSDNFMKAFFNLKVDTKEWKDQEQRFLDSLKGIATLNNSTKRTQDRNAKQSGHTTYKNNSFKNESDTDFILKANREWAKKVREKMYNAPILELYPEIDGRFENPNLTPLEVFDKIFHKKIASVHLADEEAILKALEVTKSDKSHFSQKSFEEIHALMSRTAQLFRERRGDLIGISALEVGKTFVETDAEVSEAIDFLEFYPYSLRVLQEQNKETQFAPKGVGVVIAPWNFPVGISVGTIAAPLAAGNRVIYKPSSLSSVTGYKLCECFWDAGVPRDALIYLPAKGSDISKYLLKDESIKFAILTGGEDTAYKMLEANPTLALSAETGGKNATIVSKMADRDQAIKNIVHSAFSNSGQKCSATSLLVLEKEVYEDENFKKTLIDATLSLNVGDPFDFKNKIGTLADKPNEKVKKAMSELEKHEHYEIPVSFVNDNPYLMKPSIKYGTKKGDFTHLTELFTPILSVMKAENLDDAIAIVNSTGYGLTSALESLDEREWEHYLERIEAGNIYINKPTTGAIVLRQPFGGIKKSAVGFGRKVGIFNYITQFVDIHQEKEDDNILESNLSECLESLTKKGYDEHTHELNRAIFMAKSYAYHYKHEFSQAKDYVKIRGEDNLFSYTKVKSVGYRITENDSLSDMLGIALACLIAQIPLTLSIENKQTNKNLVFFLECLDALRMNAPIFYESLQEFSEKLSEFNRVRYLNHKLDLLHQKASSLGLVLATTKPCLNGRFELLYYHLERSVSISYHRYGNLGSRALEQKTCHKSCCH, encoded by the coding sequence ATGCAAAAAATCATTGATGACACACTAGAGTTAGCTAGAAAATTGCAAAATAGTATCAGTAATAATCTAAGCGAACAAGAAAAAGCCTTTCATTCTAAAATGCAAAAGCTTTTGAGTAACCCCGAAAACAAGGTCATGCTCATAGAGCTTATGGATAGGAGTTTTAGATGTGAAGATAATAAAGCTCGCTTTGAAATGATTGAGCATGTTTTAGACAAATATAAAAGCCGTGAGATTTTTTCTTCCTTTGAGAAACTACTTTTAATGGGATTTTTAAGCTTTGGAAAAATGCTCCCCAATATGAGTGTGCCATTCTTTGTGAGTAAGATTAGAAGCGACACTAAAGCTATGGTGTTAGAGCAAGAAGAAAGCAAGCTAAAAGAACGCATTTTAGCTAGAAAAAACGAAAAAATCACTTTGAATGTGAATTTTATTGGCGAAGAAGTTTTGGGCGAAGAAGAAGCCAACGCACGCTTTGAAAAATACTCACAGGCTTTAAAATCTAACTACATTCAATACATCTCCATTAAAATCACTACGATTTTTTCTCAAATCAATATCCTTGATTTTGAATACTCCAAAAAAGAAATAGTCAAACGCTTAGACGCTCTTTATGCCCTAGCTTTAGAAGAAGAGCAAAAGCAAGGCATTCCCAAATTTATCAACTTGGATATGGAAGAATTTAGAGACTTAGAACTCACGGTGGAGTCTTTTATGGAAAGCATTTCTAAGTTTGATTTGAATGCGGGCATTGTGTTGCAAGCCTATATTCCTGATTCTTATGAATACTTGAAAAAACTGCACGCCTTTTCTAAAGAAAGGGTTTTAAAAGGATTAAAACCCATCAAAATTCGCTTTGTTAAGGGAGCGAATATGGAGAGCGAAGAGACCATTGCGTCCGTAAAAGACTGGGAACTACCTACTTTCTCTAGTAAGCAAGATACCGATTCTAACTACAATAAAATGCTAGATTTTATTTTAGAAGACGACAATTATAAATACATTCACATCGGCACAGCTAGTCATAATATCTTTGAAATCGCTTATGTATACACCCGCATTCATGCAATCAATGACCCTATCGCATTAGAGCATTTCACCTTTGAAATGCTAGAAGGCATGAGTTTGCAAGCAAGCCTAGAATTAAAAGATATGCACAAACTCATTTTATACGCTCCAGTCTGTGATGAAGCGCATTTTAACAATGCGATTGCTTACTTGGTGAGAAGATTAGATGAGAACACATCAAGTGATAACTTTATGAAAGCTTTCTTCAATCTCAAAGTAGACACCAAAGAATGGAAAGACCAAGAACAGCGCTTTTTAGACAGCCTTAAGGGCATTGCTACTTTAAACAATTCTACAAAGAGAACCCAAGATAGAAACGCCAAACAAAGTGGGCATACCACCTATAAAAACAATTCATTTAAAAACGAAAGCGATACGGATTTTATCCTAAAAGCCAACAGAGAGTGGGCTAAAAAAGTGCGTGAGAAAATGTATAACGCCCCTATTTTGGAGCTTTACCCAGAGATTGATGGGCGTTTTGAAAACCCTAATCTAACCCCCTTAGAAGTCTTTGACAAAATCTTCCATAAAAAAATCGCAAGCGTGCATCTAGCTGATGAAGAGGCGATTTTAAAAGCCTTAGAAGTAACCAAAAGCGATAAAAGCCATTTTAGTCAAAAAAGTTTTGAAGAAATCCATGCTTTAATGAGTAGAACCGCTCAACTTTTTAGAGAAAGAAGGGGCGATTTAATAGGTATTTCTGCTTTAGAAGTGGGTAAAACCTTTGTAGAAACGGACGCTGAAGTGAGTGAGGCGATTGATTTCTTAGAATTTTATCCTTATAGCTTAAGAGTGTTACAAGAGCAAAACAAAGAAACACAATTCGCCCCAAAAGGTGTGGGCGTAGTGATTGCCCCTTGGAATTTTCCTGTAGGCATTTCTGTAGGCACCATTGCCGCCCCCCTAGCAGCTGGAAATCGTGTGATTTACAAACCATCAAGTTTATCTAGCGTAACTGGTTACAAACTTTGTGAATGCTTTTGGGATGCGGGTGTGCCTCGAGATGCACTCATTTACTTACCCGCTAAAGGGAGTGATATTAGCAAGTATCTCTTAAAAGATGAGAGCATAAAGTTTGCTATTCTCACAGGGGGCGAAGACACCGCTTATAAAATGCTAGAAGCTAACCCTACTTTAGCCTTGAGCGCAGAAACCGGTGGTAAAAATGCCACCATTGTAAGCAAAATGGCAGACAGAGACCAAGCCATTAAAAATATTGTCCATTCAGCCTTTAGTAATTCCGGACAAAAATGCTCCGCCACTTCGCTTCTAGTGTTAGAAAAAGAAGTCTATGAAGATGAAAATTTCAAAAAGACCTTAATAGACGCTACTTTGAGTCTTAATGTGGGCGACCCGTTTGATTTCAAAAATAAAATCGGCACTCTAGCAGATAAGCCTAATGAAAAGGTCAAAAAAGCGATGAGCGAATTAGAAAAACACGAGCATTATGAAATTCCTGTTTCTTTTGTGAATGATAACCCCTATTTGATGAAACCAAGCATAAAATATGGCACCAAAAAGGGCGATTTCACACACCTAACAGAGCTTTTTACCCCTATACTATCTGTAATGAAAGCTGAGAATTTAGATGATGCCATAGCGATAGTTAATTCCACCGGCTATGGTCTTACGAGTGCGTTAGAGTCTTTAGATGAAAGGGAATGGGAGCATTATTTAGAGCGTATTGAAGCGGGTAATATTTATATCAATAAGCCTACCACAGGAGCGATAGTCTTACGCCAGCCTTTTGGGGGGATTAAAAAATCCGCCGTAGGGTTTGGAAGAAAGGTAGGGATTTTTAACTATATCACGCAGTTTGTGGATATTCATCAAGAAAAAGAAGATGATAATATTTTAGAGAGTAATTTGAGTGAATGTCTAGAGAGCCTAACCAAAAAAGGCTATGACGAGCATACCCATGAATTAAATCGTGCGATTTTTATGGCAAAAAGCTATGCTTACCATTATAAGCATGAATTTAGTCAAGCCAAAGATTATGTCAAAATTAGGGGCGAAGACAATCTCTTTTCTTACACTAAGGTTAAAAGCGTAGGCTATCGCATTACAGAGAATGATAGCCTAAGTGATATGCTAGGTATTGCTCTAGCGTGTTTAATCGCTCAAATCCCTTTAACTCTTAGTATAGAAAACAAGCAAACAAACAAAAATCTAGTCTTTTTCTTGGAATGCCTAGACGCTCTTAGAATGAATGCCCCTATTTTTTATGAAAGCTTGCAAGAATTTAGCGAGAAACTAAGCGAATTTAATCGGGTGCGTTATTTGAATCACAAACTAGATTTATTACACCAAAAAGCGAGTTCTTTGGGGCTTGTATTAGCCACTACTAAGCCTTGCTTAAATGGGCGTTTTGAATTGCTTTATTATCATTTGGAGCGTTCAGTCAGCATTTCCTATCATCGCTATGGGAATTTAGGCTCAAGAGCTTTAGAACAAAAAACGTGTCATAAATCATGCTGTCATTAA